The nucleotide sequence AGTCGCAGCCGGCCCTCGGCGTCGGCCGGCCAGCCGGCGCAGGCGGTGTCCAGCAGGTCGCGCAGCTCCGCCACGGCAGGCAGCGGCAGTCGCAGGGTGGTCGCCGCCCGGGCCAGCCGGTCCAGGTGCGCGTCGACCAGCCAGGGCCGGCCGGCCCGGACGTGCATGCTCTCGAAGATCCCGTCCCCGCGTAACACGCCCCGGTCGTCCACCCGGATCACCGGCTCGTCGGCCGGCACCAACCCCCGGCCGAGTACGGCGACGACCCGTTGTTCGTTCGACATGGCGCCGAGGGTAGCCGCCGACCCGTCGGCCCCGGCCGATGCGCACTATGCTTTGTCGGTGTCGGAATCGTCACTTGCGGAGATGCTGCGTTCCCGTGGACTGCGGTTGACGGCGCAGCGACAGTTGGTCCTCGAGGCCGTGCTGGAGCTCGGGCACGCCACTCCCGAGCAGGTGCACTCGGCGGTCCGTGAGGTCGCCGCCGGAGTGAACATCACCACGATCTACCGGACCCTGGAACTACTCGAACGCCTCGGGCTTGTTACCCATACACATCTGTCCCACGGGTCGCCGACCTACCACGCCGCGGGTGAGGACACCCACGTGCACCTGGTCTGCCGGATCTGCGGGGCGGTGGACGAGGTCGATCCGGAGATCTTCGGGCCGCTGACCGAGAAGCTCGCGGCGGAACGGGGCTTCCAGGTCGACATCGGGCACGTGGCGCTCTTCGGCGTCTGCGGGCGGAGCGACTGCGAGGAGCGGCGGTAATGGAGCACGGGGAGCGGCGGTAATGATCGACATCGCGGGTGCGGTGGCTGTCGAGGCGATCGACGAGGAGACCCGGGACCAGCCGGAGCCGGAGCACGCCGCGGCCGGCGTACGCCCGGTGGCCGCGCACTACGGCGACCCGATCCGCGAGCAGCGGCTGCTCGCCACCGACGTGGGGCTGGTCGACCGGTCGCACCGGGGCGTGATCGCCGTGCCCGGTGCCGAGCGGGCCGGCTGGCTGCACACCCTGACCAGCCAGCACCTCGCCTCGCTGCGCGCCGGGCAGGGCAGCGAGCTGCTGGTGCTCTCCCCGCACGGGCACGTCGAGCAGCACGCGATGGTCGCCGAGGACGGCGAGACGACCTGGCTGGACACCGAGCCCGGCGACACCACGGGACTCCTCGGCTATCTGGAGAAGATGCGTTTCTTCACCCGGGTCGACCCCCGGGACGCCACCGCCGACTGGGCGCTGCTCTCCCTGGTCGGCCCAGGTGCCGGCGAGGCGGTCGCCGCGCTCGGGGTCAGCGGGCTGGCCGAACCGGACCTGCTCGGGGTGCCGGGCCCGAAGTTCGCCGCCGGCTCCGTGCCACCCCGACCGAGCGTCGTGTACGACGTCCGCACGCTTCCGGGCGGCGGCTGGGCGCGACGGGTTCGGCTCGGGGTCGACGTGCTGGTGCCCCGGGCCAGCGTGCCGGAGGTGGTGGACGCGCTCGTCGTCGCCGGCACACCGGTCGCCGGGCTGTGGGCGTACGAGGCGGTGCGGGTGGCGCACCGGCTGCCCCGGGTCGGCTTCGAGACCGACCACCGGACGATCCCGTCCGAGGTCGGGCTGGTGGCCTCGGCCGTACACCTGGACAAGGGTTGCTACCGGGGGCAGGAGACGGTGGCCCGGGTGCACAACCTCGGTCGTCCGCCGCGCCGGTTGGTGCTGCTGCACCTGGACGGGGTGACCACCGACCAGCTGCCGACGGCCGGCGCCCCGGTCACCGCCGACGGGCGCACGGTCGGCTTCGTCGGTACGGCGGTCCGGCACTTCGAACTGGGTCCGGTCGCGCTCGCCGTGCTGAAGCGGTCGGTACCCGACAGCGCGGCGCTGCTGGTCGAGGGCTCGGCCGCGGCGATCGACCCGGAGTAGTTCCGTCCGGCAGACCCGAGGCGGTCCCGGCCCTGCTGACGGCGTTGGTCGACGGGCGCCTCGGCTAGGATCCCGGCATGACGGGCACGTTGATCACGGTGGCGCCGACCGGGGCCGAGTCGGCGAAGGCGGAGGTCCCGGCCCTGCCGGTCACCCTCGACGAACTGCTGCTCACCGCCAAGGAGTGCGAGGCGCTCGGGGCGGCGGTGATCCACGTGCACGTCCGGGACGACCGGGCCGAGCCCACCCTCGACCCGGGCCGGCTGCGGGAGACCGTGGCCGCGCTGCGGGACGGCACCGACCTGATCGTGCAGCTCTCCACCGGTGGTGCGGTGACCGACCCGGAGTCCGCTCGGCTGGCGGTGCTCGACGCCGGCCCGGAGATGGCCTCCTGCACCATGGGCACTGTCAACTTCGGCGACGACGTCTTCCTCAACCGCTGGGAGTTCGTCGTCGACCTGCACACCCGAATGCAGGACCGGGGCGTCGTGCCGGAGTACGAGATCTTCGACCTCGGCCACCTGGCCGCGCTGCGCCGGCTGCTCGACCGGTACGGCCTGCCGGCCGGCGGGCACGTGCACGTCGACTTCGTGATGGGGGTGCCCGGTGGCATGCCGGGCAGCGTCGAGGCGCTGGTCGCCTGCTGCCAGGCGCTGCGGGACCTGCCGGCCGGGACGACGTTCTCGGCGACCGGCATCGGCCGGAGCACCATCCCGGTGATGCTCGCCTCGGTCTCGGCCGGCGGGCACCTGCGGGTCGGCATGGAGGACACCATCACCTACGCCAAGGGGCGTCCGGTGGAGTCGAACATGCAACTGGTGGCCCGCGCGGTCGGGCTGGCCCAGCTCGCCCAGCGCCCGCCGCTGAGTCCGGCGCAGGCGCGTGAGCTGTTGGGACTCGCGGCACAGCGGTGAGGGGCGCCGGGCCGTCACGTCGGCCCGATGGGTACCGTCCGCGACCATGGGCGAGAGCTACGACGGCGGCGTACCGCTGGTGGAGGCGGTCCGGTCGGGCTTCGTGGAGTCCGTGCACCGGGGTTCCGTGGTGCTGCTGGACCCGACCGGTGCGGTACGCGCCGAGGCCGGCGACGTACGCGGACCGGTCTTCCCCAGGTCGTCGAACAAGCCGCTCCAGGCGGTCGCGATGCTCCGGGCGGGACTGCCGCTGACCGGCGCCGACCTGGCCGTCGCCTGTGCCAGCCACCACGGCGAGGACCGGCACGTTGACCGGGTCGGTGCGCTGTTGCGGCGTACCGGGCTGGATTCGTCCGCGCTGCGCTGCCCGCCGGACCTGCCGATCTCCGGGGCGGCCCGGGACGCCCTGCTGCGGGCCGGCGGCGGGCCGTCCCGGCTGCACATGAACTGCTCCGGCAAGCACGTCGGGATGCTGCTCAGCTGCCAGCTCGCCGGTTGGCCGGTGGCCGGGTACTGGCATCCCGAGCATCCGCTCCAGCAGCGGATCACCGCCACGGTCGAGGAGTTCACCGGCGAGCCACCGGCGGCGGTCGGGGTCGACGGCTGCGGTGCACCGCTGCTCGCGGTCTCGCTGGTCGGGCTCGCCCGGGCGTACCTGCGGCTCGTCACGGCCGAGCCGGGTTCGCCGGCCCGGACGGTTGCGGACGCGATGCGCGGGTACCCGGAGATGGTCGCCGGCACCGGCCCGGAGGCGTACGACACCCGGCTGATGGCCGGGGTTCCCGGGCTGCTCGGCAAGAGCGGCGCGGAGGGCGTCGTCGCGGTGGCGGTGCCCGGGGTCGGCGCGGTGGCCGTCAAGATCGACGACGGGGCGTCGCGGGGCCTGATGCCGGTGCTGGTCTCGGCGCTGCGCCGGCTGTCGGTGGAGGCTCCGGTCCTCGACGAGCTGGCCGAGTCGCCGCTGCACGGCGGCGGCGAGATCGTCGGGGCGGTACGCGCCCGCTGGTGAGGCGGTCGGCTCGGTGCGCCCGGCCGGCTCGGTGCCCCGGCCGGTGCGGATGAGACGCCGGTAACTATTGCTAACTTTGGCAAGCATTCTGCTTGCAGGAGCAAGCGGAGCTGGTTACCGTCGAGACATGGCCAATCCGAAGGACCTTCCGCGGGACATCGGCGGCTTCATCCGTGACCTGCGCCGCAACGCGAAGATCTCGTTGCGGCAGCTGGCCGAGCAGGCCGGGGTGAGCAACCCCTACCTGAGCCAGATCGAACGCGGGCTGCGCAAGCCCAGCGCGGAGGTACTCCAGCAGCTGGCCAGCGCCCTGCGGGTCTCCACCCCGGCCATGTACCTGCGGGCCGGGCTGCTCGACGACCGCGAGGGGCAGGGCGTCCTCGCCGCTATCGCGGCCGACCCGGACCTGACGGTGTCGCAGAAGCAGTCGCTGAGCCAGATCTACGAGACGTTCCGCCGGGAGAACCTGCGGCACGCCGACGTACCGGCCGACCCGGATCTCGCCGACGCCCCGGCAACCGCCGCTGCCAGCGGAACCGCCGGCCCGGCCGGCAGCGGGCAGCCGGCGGAGGCCGTACTCGAATCGGTGGCGGTGACCGAGGCGGGCGCCGCCGCACCACCGACCGGAAACCGGCCCGGCGGGCGGTCCACGCCGCCGGCTGCCGTGAGGAAGACCGCCCGCAAGGCGGTCGGTAAGGCCGCGCCGTCGACTCCGACGGAGACCCCGGCCGCTGACGAGGAGGAGAAATCATGACCCAGCCCCGAACCGCCCGGATCCCCGCCCCGCTCTACGCGGTGGCCGGTGCCGGCGAACTCGCCTACCAGCAGCTGCGCCGGCTGCCCGCCGTGGTCACCGGGCTCGGCGAGGAGTCGACCCGCTCCGAGCTGCGGGAGAAGGCCGTGACGACCACCGCCGAGCTGCGCGAGAAGGCCGTGCTGACGCTGCGTGGCGCCAACATCGGCGCGGCGAACCTGCGGCACCGCGCCGCAAAGGGGGAGCTGGACCTCGACCGGCTGCGCGAGGCGACCATCCGCAACGCCGCGGTGGTGGTGGCCGGCGCCCAGGCCGCGCAGGAGCGGGCCGTGGCCGTCTACGGCGAACTCGTCGCCCGGGGTGAGCGGGTGGTCGGCTCCGGTGTCGTGCAGGCCGCCGACACCGTGAACGCGGACATCGCCGCCACCGAGGCTCCGGCGGTGACCGCCGCCGGGCAGCCGGCACTGAGCACCACCCCGGCCGAGGTCGTCGAGCAGGTCAAGGAGCCGGCCGCGGCAGCCGAGGCCACCGGTACGGCCGGGGCCACCGGCACGGCCCCGAGCACCCCGGCGGTGAAGCGCCGCCCGGCGGCGAAGTCGACCCGCCCGGCCGCCAAGCGCACCCGCCCGGCGACCGAGAAGTAGTTCCCGGCACGACGAGACCGAGCCGGCCCGGCGGCCACCGAGAACGGCCGCCGGGCCGGCTCGGTCAGTCGCCGGTGACCTCGGCTGGGTGCGCCAAGTGGCACGCACCCGGGGTCACCGGCATAAGCTTTCCGCCATGGGCACAGCCGCGCCGCTCTTCTTCGACGACGTCGTCTTCATCATCAACCTGGTGCTGATCGTCTTCGCCCTCGTGATCCAGGGCGTCGCGCTCGTGCACTGCGTCACCCAACGGTCCGACGCCTTCCCGGCGATCGGCACCCTCCCCAAGGGAGCCTGGGTCGCCATCCTGGCCGTCTGCCTGGTGCTCACCCTGCTGCTCTACCGGCCGCTCAACCTGTTCGCGCTGATCGGCATCGCGGCGGCGTTGATCTATCTGCTCGACGTCCGGGTCGGACTTCGTGACCTGACCGACGGCAAAGGCTTCTGGTGAGAGATTTCCGCTGGCCACCGCCGCCCGACGGCGGGCCACGGACGTACGGCCCGGGGCCGACCGCGCCGCGCAGCGGCCGGCCGGCACTGCCCGATCCGGAGACCGAGCTGGTCGCCACGCCGCACGGCGTACGGCTGGAGCGGCTGGTCACCGGCGACGGCGACCCGGTGACGGTCTTCGCGCACGGGCTCGGTACCGGCATCTCCACCACCCGGCCGCTGGGCAGCGCGGTGAACGGGCGCAAGATCTTCTTCCAGTTCCGTGGGCACGGCCGCTCGGAGGCGCCCGAGGGCGCGTGGAGCTACGCCGACCTGGCCCGCGACCTTCGGGCCGTCGCCGACCTCGGTGGCGCCAGCCGGGCACTCGGGATCAGCCTCGGCGCCGGTGCGCTCTGCCGGCTGCTCTGGGAGAGCCCCGAGCGCTTCGAGCGGGCGGTCTTCGTGCTGCCGGCCGTACTCGACGAACCCCGTCCGGAGGTGGCCCGGCGGCGGCTCACCGAGCTGCTCGCCGCGGTACGCGGTGGCGACGCCGCCGAGGTGGCCGAGGCGGTTGCCTTCGAGGTGCCACCGGCGGTGCGGAACACCCCGGCCGGCTGGGCCTACCTGCGGCAGCGGGTGGACCAGCTGACCCGGGACGGTCTCGCCGCCGGGCTGGCGAATCTGGCCGGTCAGACCGCCGTCCGGCAGCGCTCGGCGCTGGCGGCGGTCACCGCCCGTACCCTGGTGATCGGCTCTGCCGGCGACGACCTGCATCCGGTCGCGGTCGCCGAGCAGCTCGCCGAGGCGCTGCCGGCGGCGACGCTGCACGTCTACGACCGGCCCGGCCTGCTCTGGACACACCGCACCGACCTGCGCGAACGGATCTCCGGCTTCCTCAACGACTGACCCGGCCGCCCGCTCGGGCGGTGGTCGACGGCCGGGTTGGGCGGGTCGCCGGGCGGTGCAGCATCTCCGCTGCCGGGCGGTGCACCACCTCGTCGGCCCGGTGGCACCACCTCCTCGGCTCGGTCACCACCCCGTCGGCCCGGTGGCACCACCTCGTCGGCAGACTGTCGAGCTGCCCCGGCTGTGCACCCGCCCGGCGACCTGCGACCGTCGCCCCGGACGCCGGTACCCCCGGGACGGGCGCCGGTCGGGGTAACGTGGCGGGCTATGGGCGTTTCGCAGCACGGCCGGACACACCGGCTCGACCTCGTCGACCCGACCCTGCGGGAGTGGGAGTGCACGGTGCTCTCCGCCGACCCGGAGCAGGGGATCGTGCTGGACCGGTCGGCCTTCTATCCGGGCGGCGGCGGCCAGCCGCCGGACCACGGGGTGCTGCTCTGGCAGGGCGTGCAGACCCGGATCGCCGGCACCCGCAAGGGCGACGACCTCTACCTGATCCCGGCCGAGGGTGACCCGCTGCCGCCGGTCGGTACGGCGGTGACCGGCGCCGTGGAGGACATCCGGCGCAGCCTGCTGATGCGTACCCACTCCGGGCTGCACGTGCTCTGCGGGGTGGTGTTCCGGGACTTCGGCGCCCTGGTCACCGGCGGCAACATGGAACCGGGCGAGGCACGGATGGACTTCAACCTGCCGGAGGTGCCGACCGACTTCAAGGCCCGGCTGGAGGACCTGGTCAACACCGAGGTCACCGCCGACCGGGCGGTGGCGGTCAAGGTGCTGCCCCGGGACGAGGCGCTGGCGTTGCCGGACATCATCCGCACCCAGTCCAACCTGATTCCCGCCGACGAGCAGGAGATCCGGATCGTCGACATCGTCGGGCTGGACGTGCAGGCCGACGGCGGCACGCACGTCGCCTCGACGGCCCAGATCGGCAAGGTCCAGGTGGTCAAGGTGGAGAGCAAGGGCCGGGCCAACCGGCGGGTCCGGGTCCGGCTCGTCAACTGATCCGGGGCGAGCCGGTGCCGGGCAGACTGGGGCCGGGCGAGTCGGCGCCGGCCGGGTTCGTGCCGGGCCGGTTCAGTATCTCTGCCGCCTGCCGGACCAGAGACTCGACGATGGCTGCGGCCGGAGCCACGTCGCGGACCGTGCCGGCGCACTGGCCCGCGTACCGGGCGAGTTCGTCCAGCTGTCCGGTCATCCCGGTCACCGGGACGATGTCGGCGTACCGGAGGTGCTGCCGGCCCTCGGCGTCGGTGGCCAGCACGTCGCCCTCGCCGGGCCGGTCCGGGCCGGCTGGCGAGCCGGCGGCCAGCCAGCGGTCCAGAGTGGCGTTGCGCAGCACCCGGTGTGGCGCGTCCGGCCAGCCGCCGTCGAAGCAACCCGTGTGTACGGCGTCGCCGGGATCGGCGGCCATCACCGCCCGCCGGTACTCGTCGTGGCTGCCGGCCTCGGTGGCGGCCACGAAACGGGTGCCGAGCCAGCCGGCCTGGGCGCCGAGGGTGAGTACCGCCGCCAGGCCACGGCCGTCGGCGATCCCGCCGGCCGCGACCACCGGCAGCGGGTGGACCGCGTCCACCACCGCCGGGACCAGTGCCATCGTGCTCACCTGGCCGCGTACGTGCCCGCCGGCCTCCCAGCCCTGTGCCACCAGTACGTCGACGCCGGCCTCGGCGGCCTGCCGGGCCTCGGCGACCGAGCCGACGGTGTGCAGGTGCATCGCCCCTGCGGCCTCGATCGGCCCGTGTACCTCTGCCGGGTCGCCCCAGAACGTGGAGACCACCGGTACGCCCTCGGCCAGGCAGGCCGCGAGGTTGGCCGCGACCGGGAAGTCCAGCACCAGGTTGACCCCGAACGATCGAAGCACCAGCGCATGCGCCGAGGGCCGGTGCCGGGTCCGGCCACCGCGCCGGTGCGGGCGGAAGGGCGGAGCACCGATGACCGGGACGAGCGGAGGCGCACCGAGACCGGGCCGAGCGGTCCGGGGCTCGGCCACCGGCCGACCCCTGATGGCCGCGCTGGACCTGTTCGGGCGGCGGTGGAGCCTGCGGGTCGTCTGGGAGCTGCACGGCGGGCCGCTCGGCTTCCGGGCGCTGCGGCAGCGCTGCGACTCGATGTCGTCCAGCGTGCTCCGCCAGCGGCTCGCCGAGCTGCTCGACGCGGAACTGGTGCGCCAGGGGCCGGACAGTGCGTACGCCCTGACCGAACTGGGGCGTGGGGCATACGAGGCGCTGCGTCCGCTGGTCCGCTGGTCCGAGCGCTGGGCGGCGGAACTCTCGGTGGTCCCGACCGCATCTGCAAATTCTGACGCGGGCTGTCAGGATTCGGTGCCAGGGTCGGGGTCATGACCGCAGAACTGACCGGAAAGGTCGCGCTCGTCGCCGGGGCCACCCGGGGCGCCGGCCGGCAGATCGCCGTGCAGCTCGGAGCCGCCGGTGCCACCGTCTACGCCACCGGGCGGAGCACCCGGGACAAACGCTCCGAGGTCGACCGGCCGGAGACCATCGAGGAAACCGCCGAACTGGTCACCGAGGCCGGCGGCGTCGGGATAGCCGTACAGGTCGACCACCTCGTCCCCGACCAGGTACGCGAACTGGTGGCCCGGATCGACCGGGAACAGGGCCGACTGGACGTACTCGTCAACGACGTCTGGGGGGCGGACCGGCTGATCGGCTGGTACAAGCCGATCTGGGAGCAGGACCTGGACGACGGCTTCCGCACGCTGCGACTCGCCGTACACACGCACATGATCACCAGCCACTTCGCGCTGCCGCTGCTGATCCGCAACCCTGGCGGCCTGGTGGTGGAGGTCGGCGACGGCACCAAGGACTACAACGACGAGAACTACCGGCTGTCGGCCTTCTTCGACCTGGCGAAGACCTCGGTGAACCGGCTCGCCTACCTCTGGGCACACGAGCTGAAGGAGTACGGCGGCACGGCCGTCGCGCTCACTCCGGGCTGGCTGCGCTCGGAGTTCATGCTCGACGAGTTCGGCGTCACCGAGGAGAACTGGCGGGACGCGATCGAGAAGCAGCCGCACTTCGTCATCTCGGAGACCCCGGTCTTCGTCGGCCGGGCGGTCGCCGCACTCGCCGCCGACCCCGACAAGGCCCGCTGGTCCGGGCAGTCGCTCTCCAGCGGCCAGCTCGCCAGGGTGTACGGCTTCACCGACGTCGACGGCAGCCAGCCGGACGCCTGGCGGTACATGGTGGAGGTGGAGGCGACCGGCAAGCCCGCCGACGCCACCGGCTACCGCTGACCGGCCGGCGGCCGACCTACCGCTGGTCGGCCCCGTAGAGCCGGCTCAGTTGCCGGGCCGCCGAGGCGAGCCGGGCCCGCAGCTCCGGCGGCTGGAGCACCTCGACCTCCGGGCCGAGGCTGAGCAGTTGGCCGTACGCGACGTCGGGGGACTCGACGGGCAGCCGGGTGACCACCCAACCCTGCCCGTCGGGCTCCCCGACGTTCGCCTCCGCCTCCCGTACGGCGGGCGGCTCGGCGACGAAACGCAGCGCGTACCGGCCGGCGGGGCTGAGCCGGATCGTGACCTCCTCGCGCAGGATCTCCCGGACGAACCGTTCCGCCTGGCGGGTCCAGTAACCGGCCAGGTCGAACGAGTCGTCCCGGGTGAACGTCCGCCCGCCCACGGTCACCCCGGTCATCCGGTCCACCCGGTAGGTGCGGTGGCCACTGCCGACCCGGGCCACCAGATACCAGCCGCCGCCCTTGCACACCAGCCCGTACGGCTCGACGGTCCGGGTCGACTCCCGGTCGCCCCGGCGGTAGCCGAACTCGACGGTCCGGTCCTGCCACACCGCCTCGGCCAGCTCGCCGAGCCCGGCGGGCGGGTCCGTGCTGCGGAACCAGCCCGGCACGTCGAGGTGGAACCGCCGCTCCACCCGGGTCGACGCGTCCCGCAACCCGCTGGGCAGCGCGGCGAGTACCTTCAGCCGGGCGGTCGCCACCACGTCGGCCAGCCCCATCTCGCCGACCGGGCCGGGCAGCCCGGCGAGGAAGAGCGCGTCGGCCTCGGTCCGGCTCAGCCCGGTCAGCCGGGTCCGGTAGCCGCCGAGCAGCCGGTAACCGCCGGTCCGGCCCCGGTCGGCGTAGACCGGGATGCCGGCGGCGCCCAGCGCGAGTACGTCCCGGTAGATCGTGCGTTCCGAAACCTCCAGCTCGCGGGCGAGTTCGGCGCCGGTCATCGACTCGCGGTTCTGCAACAGCAGGACCAGGGAGATCAGGCGGGCGGCTCGCACGCCTACCATCCTGCCCGGCCGCCCCGATCGTCGTGATGCCGGTGGTGCGCCGGACCGATAGGCTTGCCGGTCGTGCAGACCGCCATCCCCGTGAAGCCGGGCAGCCGCCGGGTCGGCTCGTTCCTCTCCGAATTCGGCTCCGGTGTCGGGCTGCTGTTCCGGGGACTCGCCGTCTACGGCCGCAGCCCGCTGCTGGTACTGCTCGGCAT is from Micromonospora sp. WMMD1102 and encodes:
- a CDS encoding Fur family transcriptional regulator; its protein translation is MSESSLAEMLRSRGLRLTAQRQLVLEAVLELGHATPEQVHSAVREVAAGVNITTIYRTLELLERLGLVTHTHLSHGSPTYHAAGEDTHVHLVCRICGAVDEVDPEIFGPLTEKLAAERGFQVDIGHVALFGVCGRSDCEERR
- a CDS encoding folate-binding protein, whose amino-acid sequence is MIDIAGAVAVEAIDEETRDQPEPEHAAAGVRPVAAHYGDPIREQRLLATDVGLVDRSHRGVIAVPGAERAGWLHTLTSQHLASLRAGQGSELLVLSPHGHVEQHAMVAEDGETTWLDTEPGDTTGLLGYLEKMRFFTRVDPRDATADWALLSLVGPGAGEAVAALGVSGLAEPDLLGVPGPKFAAGSVPPRPSVVYDVRTLPGGGWARRVRLGVDVLVPRASVPEVVDALVVAGTPVAGLWAYEAVRVAHRLPRVGFETDHRTIPSEVGLVASAVHLDKGCYRGQETVARVHNLGRPPRRLVLLHLDGVTTDQLPTAGAPVTADGRTVGFVGTAVRHFELGPVALAVLKRSVPDSAALLVEGSAAAIDPE
- a CDS encoding 3-keto-5-aminohexanoate cleavage protein encodes the protein MTGTLITVAPTGAESAKAEVPALPVTLDELLLTAKECEALGAAVIHVHVRDDRAEPTLDPGRLRETVAALRDGTDLIVQLSTGGAVTDPESARLAVLDAGPEMASCTMGTVNFGDDVFLNRWEFVVDLHTRMQDRGVVPEYEIFDLGHLAALRRLLDRYGLPAGGHVHVDFVMGVPGGMPGSVEALVACCQALRDLPAGTTFSATGIGRSTIPVMLASVSAGGHLRVGMEDTITYAKGRPVESNMQLVARAVGLAQLAQRPPLSPAQARELLGLAAQR
- a CDS encoding asparaginase; the protein is MGESYDGGVPLVEAVRSGFVESVHRGSVVLLDPTGAVRAEAGDVRGPVFPRSSNKPLQAVAMLRAGLPLTGADLAVACASHHGEDRHVDRVGALLRRTGLDSSALRCPPDLPISGAARDALLRAGGGPSRLHMNCSGKHVGMLLSCQLAGWPVAGYWHPEHPLQQRITATVEEFTGEPPAAVGVDGCGAPLLAVSLVGLARAYLRLVTAEPGSPARTVADAMRGYPEMVAGTGPEAYDTRLMAGVPGLLGKSGAEGVVAVAVPGVGAVAVKIDDGASRGLMPVLVSALRRLSVEAPVLDELAESPLHGGGEIVGAVRARW
- a CDS encoding helix-turn-helix transcriptional regulator; this translates as MANPKDLPRDIGGFIRDLRRNAKISLRQLAEQAGVSNPYLSQIERGLRKPSAEVLQQLASALRVSTPAMYLRAGLLDDREGQGVLAAIAADPDLTVSQKQSLSQIYETFRRENLRHADVPADPDLADAPATAAASGTAGPAGSGQPAEAVLESVAVTEAGAAAPPTGNRPGGRSTPPAAVRKTARKAVGKAAPSTPTETPAADEEEKS
- a CDS encoding DUF2516 family protein; the protein is MGTAAPLFFDDVVFIINLVLIVFALVIQGVALVHCVTQRSDAFPAIGTLPKGAWVAILAVCLVLTLLLYRPLNLFALIGIAAALIYLLDVRVGLRDLTDGKGFW
- a CDS encoding alpha/beta hydrolase, whose product is MRDFRWPPPPDGGPRTYGPGPTAPRSGRPALPDPETELVATPHGVRLERLVTGDGDPVTVFAHGLGTGISTTRPLGSAVNGRKIFFQFRGHGRSEAPEGAWSYADLARDLRAVADLGGASRALGISLGAGALCRLLWESPERFERAVFVLPAVLDEPRPEVARRRLTELLAAVRGGDAAEVAEAVAFEVPPAVRNTPAGWAYLRQRVDQLTRDGLAAGLANLAGQTAVRQRSALAAVTARTLVIGSAGDDLHPVAVAEQLAEALPAATLHVYDRPGLLWTHRTDLRERISGFLND
- a CDS encoding alanyl-tRNA editing protein: MGVSQHGRTHRLDLVDPTLREWECTVLSADPEQGIVLDRSAFYPGGGGQPPDHGVLLWQGVQTRIAGTRKGDDLYLIPAEGDPLPPVGTAVTGAVEDIRRSLLMRTHSGLHVLCGVVFRDFGALVTGGNMEPGEARMDFNLPEVPTDFKARLEDLVNTEVTADRAVAVKVLPRDEALALPDIIRTQSNLIPADEQEIRIVDIVGLDVQADGGTHVASTAQIGKVQVVKVESKGRANRRVRVRLVN
- a CDS encoding nitronate monooxygenase; amino-acid sequence: MLRSFGVNLVLDFPVAANLAACLAEGVPVVSTFWGDPAEVHGPIEAAGAMHLHTVGSVAEARQAAEAGVDVLVAQGWEAGGHVRGQVSTMALVPAVVDAVHPLPVVAAGGIADGRGLAAVLTLGAQAGWLGTRFVAATEAGSHDEYRRAVMAADPGDAVHTGCFDGGWPDAPHRVLRNATLDRWLAAGSPAGPDRPGEGDVLATDAEGRQHLRYADIVPVTGMTGQLDELARYAGQCAGTVRDVAPAAAIVESLVRQAAEILNRPGTNPAGADSPGPSLPGTGSPRIS
- a CDS encoding helix-turn-helix domain-containing protein, with the translated sequence MTGTSGGAPRPGRAVRGSATGRPLMAALDLFGRRWSLRVVWELHGGPLGFRALRQRCDSMSSSVLRQRLAELLDAELVRQGPDSAYALTELGRGAYEALRPLVRWSERWAAELSVVPTASANSDAGCQDSVPGSGS
- a CDS encoding SDR family oxidoreductase; translation: MTAELTGKVALVAGATRGAGRQIAVQLGAAGATVYATGRSTRDKRSEVDRPETIEETAELVTEAGGVGIAVQVDHLVPDQVRELVARIDREQGRLDVLVNDVWGADRLIGWYKPIWEQDLDDGFRTLRLAVHTHMITSHFALPLLIRNPGGLVVEVGDGTKDYNDENYRLSAFFDLAKTSVNRLAYLWAHELKEYGGTAVALTPGWLRSEFMLDEFGVTEENWRDAIEKQPHFVISETPVFVGRAVAALAADPDKARWSGQSLSSGQLARVYGFTDVDGSQPDAWRYMVEVEATGKPADATGYR
- a CDS encoding YafY family protein produces the protein MVGVRAARLISLVLLLQNRESMTGAELARELEVSERTIYRDVLALGAAGIPVYADRGRTGGYRLLGGYRTRLTGLSRTEADALFLAGLPGPVGEMGLADVVATARLKVLAALPSGLRDASTRVERRFHLDVPGWFRSTDPPAGLGELAEAVWQDRTVEFGYRRGDRESTRTVEPYGLVCKGGGWYLVARVGSGHRTYRVDRMTGVTVGGRTFTRDDSFDLAGYWTRQAERFVREILREEVTIRLSPAGRYALRFVAEPPAVREAEANVGEPDGQGWVVTRLPVESPDVAYGQLLSLGPEVEVLQPPELRARLASAARQLSRLYGADQR